The following coding sequences are from one Malaciobacter pacificus window:
- a CDS encoding M48 family metallopeptidase — protein MKMIKYTFIPLALTLFINGCTHKTPYTNRSQMILMSQEEELALGEQSYKQALEKSEVITGTYDAQRVKNIGFKIAQAANIPNYKWEFNLVKNDAANAFCLPGGKVVVYTGILNIAKNDDQLATVIAHEIAHALARHGAERMSSAKMQQGVQLLGNIVLGSTAPQYTDIFNQAYGVGTQLGVMLPYGRLQENEADEIGIYLMTKAGYNPYEALNFWKNMSKNKKESSEFFSTHPSSSTRIENIQKTINKMKLNNNSTKSIIEKSKSESSLLGKQVY, from the coding sequence ATGAAGATGATTAAATATACTTTTATTCCATTAGCTTTAACACTATTTATAAATGGATGTACGCATAAAACTCCATATACAAATAGATCACAAATGATATTAATGTCACAAGAAGAAGAGTTAGCATTAGGTGAACAATCATATAAACAAGCCTTAGAAAAATCTGAAGTTATCACAGGGACTTATGATGCACAAAGGGTTAAAAATATTGGTTTTAAAATAGCACAAGCAGCAAATATTCCAAACTATAAATGGGAATTTAACTTAGTAAAAAATGATGCAGCAAATGCTTTTTGTTTACCAGGAGGAAAAGTTGTTGTATATACAGGTATTTTGAATATTGCAAAAAATGATGACCAATTAGCTACTGTTATAGCCCATGAAATAGCTCACGCACTAGCTAGACATGGAGCTGAGCGAATGAGTAGCGCAAAAATGCAACAAGGGGTTCAACTACTTGGAAATATTGTATTAGGTTCAACAGCACCTCAATATACAGATATATTTAATCAAGCTTATGGAGTTGGTACGCAACTTGGAGTTATGCTTCCTTATGGAAGGCTACAAGAGAATGAAGCTGATGAAATAGGAATATATCTTATGACAAAAGCTGGTTATAATCCATATGAAGCATTAAACTTTTGGAAGAATATGAGTAAAAACAAAAAAGAGAGTAGTGAGTTTTTTTCTACACACCCTAGTTCATCAACTAGAATTGAAAATATACAAAAAACTATAAATAAAATGAAACTAAATAATAATTCGACAAAAAGTATAATTGAAAAGAGTAAATCTGAAAGTTCTTTATTAGGTAAACAAGTATATTAA
- a CDS encoding IS110 family transposase — translation MYKQFIGIDISKDSFDLTLLENSGEIKLEVKLTMNRDGFDTLVEYLSTYPKEELLIAMEATGIYHLPLLSFLLENSFKCVVINPILIKSFIGSTTLRKTKNDKKDAASIALFSLKSYQSLHLASTNNIENIRPLIRERENLSKDVARLKTEIKANLVQLFPELLKNTNIFTKSILNLLLKAPSRKAIRNLREKTIQRILDDTSGNKVKITAKDILALAKTSIAVSDKYLEKVLTSKIRRLIAIQDELSILDSELENSLEDTDINNDIDIVQSIPGIGAVTSKNFMVEVSSVDKFNSVKQLCAFIGIDPSVRQSGTSINYRGKISKRGNANLRRTIWQMAIGTIRSCEKFKLYFSKKREEGKKFKQAVIAVANKLLKTIFVMLKNKTKFDENLALGVSK, via the coding sequence ATGTATAAACAATTCATAGGAATAGATATTTCTAAAGATAGCTTTGATTTAACACTACTTGAAAATAGTGGTGAAATTAAACTAGAAGTAAAGCTTACAATGAATAGAGATGGATTTGATACTTTAGTAGAGTATTTATCCACATATCCTAAAGAAGAGCTTTTAATAGCAATGGAAGCAACTGGTATTTATCATTTACCACTATTATCTTTTTTATTAGAAAATAGTTTTAAGTGTGTAGTGATTAATCCAATACTCATAAAGAGTTTTATTGGTTCAACTACCCTTAGAAAAACTAAGAATGATAAAAAAGATGCAGCTTCAATTGCTCTATTTAGTTTAAAATCATATCAATCTTTACATCTTGCTAGTACTAATAATATTGAAAATATTAGACCGCTTATCCGTGAAAGAGAAAACCTCTCGAAAGATGTAGCAAGATTAAAAACTGAAATAAAAGCTAATTTAGTGCAATTATTCCCTGAATTGTTAAAGAACACAAATATATTTACAAAGAGCATTTTAAATCTGCTCCTTAAAGCTCCTAGCCGTAAAGCAATTAGGAACTTAAGGGAAAAGACCATCCAACGAATCTTAGATGATACAAGTGGCAATAAAGTTAAAATTACTGCAAAGGATATATTAGCCTTAGCAAAAACTTCTATCGCCGTATCCGATAAATATCTTGAAAAGGTTTTAACTTCTAAAATTAGAAGATTAATAGCTATTCAAGATGAATTATCTATTCTAGATTCTGAGTTGGAAAACTCTTTAGAAGATACTGATATAAACAATGATATTGATATAGTACAATCAATACCAGGAATTGGAGCAGTAACTTCTAAAAACTTTATGGTTGAAGTATCCTCTGTTGATAAGTTTAATTCCGTAAAGCAACTATGTGCTTTTATAGGAATTGACCCATCAGTTAGACAAAGTGGTACTTCAATCAACTATAGGGGCAAAATCTCTAAAAGAGGTAATGCAAACCTTAGAAGAACTATTTGGCAAATGGCAATTGGTACTATTCGTTCTTGTGAAAAATTTAAACTCTATTTCTCTAAAAAACGAGAAGAAGGTAAAAAATTCAAACAAGCTGTTATTGCTGTTGCAAATAAACTTCTAAAAACAATATTTGTAATGTTAAAGAACAAAACCAAATTTGATGAAAATTTAGCTTTAGGTGTTTCCAAATGA
- a CDS encoding bifunctional aconitate hydratase 2/2-methylisocitrate dehydratase, with the protein MSLLADYKAHTQERLNEGGLPPLALTAEQTAELVELLKADSVEEAEYCLELFKNKVNPGVDDAAYVKAAFLNDVVQGNVSCSVISKSEAVEILGTMMGGFNVTPLIEALKVEEVAEIAATQLKNTILVYDAFNDVKDLMDAGNAKAKEVIESWANAEWFTNKPALEEEIKLTVYKIPGETNTDDLSPATVAFTRPDIPLHATAMLQSRMENPLETMASLKEKGNPLAYVGDVVGTGSSRKSGINSVQWHMGRDIPGVPNKRTGGVVIGSIIAPIFFNTAEDSGCLPIEAPVDNLETGDEIIVKPYEGVITKNGEVVSEFKLAPNTLTDEMRAGGRIPLIIGKGLTAKARETLGLDATDMFIAPAQPADSGKGFSQAQKMVGRACGIEGVRPGMYVEPIATTVGSQDTTGPMTRDEIKELAALSFGADMVMQSFCHTAAYPKPADIKLRHTLPDFINSRGGVTLKPGDGVIHSWLNRLCLPDTVGTGGDSHTRFPIGISFPAGSGLIAFAGVTGMMPLTMPESVLVRFKGEMQPGITLRDLVNAIPYQAIQDGLLTVPKKNKKNVFAGTIIEIQGLPDLKVEQAFELSDSAAERSAAACSVQLDKEPIIEYLSSNIALIEKMIEEGYEDARTLQRRADKMKEWLANPELLQPDEDAEYKAVIEIDLNTITEPILACPNDPDDVDTLSNILADDNRPTKIDEVFVGSCMTNIGLFRALGEVLKGEGEVPSKLWVAPPTKMDEAQLTEEGYYAIFAAAGARLEIPGCSLCMGNQAQVSEGSVVFSTSTRNFDNRLGKNSKVYLGSAEMAAVSALLGRLPTKEEYMSIVPKKITEENKDGVYKYLNFHQVSTDHLTTLVTSR; encoded by the coding sequence ATGAGTTTATTAGCTGATTACAAAGCACATACACAAGAAAGACTTAATGAAGGTGGATTACCTCCATTAGCTTTAACTGCTGAGCAAACTGCTGAATTAGTTGAATTATTAAAAGCTGATTCAGTTGAGGAAGCAGAGTACTGTTTAGAATTATTTAAAAATAAAGTTAACCCAGGTGTTGATGACGCTGCTTACGTTAAAGCTGCATTTTTAAATGACGTTGTTCAAGGAAATGTTTCATGTTCTGTAATTTCTAAGTCTGAGGCTGTTGAAATTTTAGGAACAATGATGGGTGGATTTAATGTTACTCCATTAATTGAAGCACTAAAAGTTGAAGAAGTTGCAGAAATCGCTGCTACTCAATTAAAAAATACTATCTTAGTATATGATGCATTCAATGATGTAAAAGATTTAATGGATGCTGGAAATGCAAAAGCTAAAGAAGTAATTGAATCTTGGGCAAATGCTGAGTGGTTTACTAACAAGCCAGCATTAGAAGAAGAAATTAAATTAACTGTTTACAAAATTCCTGGTGAAACAAATACAGATGATTTATCTCCTGCAACTGTTGCATTTACTAGACCAGATATTCCATTACACGCAACTGCGATGTTACAATCAAGAATGGAAAATCCATTAGAAACTATGGCTTCTTTAAAAGAAAAAGGTAACCCATTAGCATACGTTGGTGATGTTGTTGGTACTGGAAGTTCTAGAAAGTCAGGTATTAACTCTGTTCAATGGCACATGGGTAGAGATATTCCAGGTGTTCCAAATAAAAGAACAGGTGGTGTTGTAATTGGTTCTATTATTGCTCCAATTTTCTTCAATACTGCAGAAGATTCAGGATGTTTACCAATTGAAGCTCCAGTTGATAACTTAGAGACTGGTGATGAAATTATTGTTAAGCCTTACGAAGGTGTTATTACTAAAAATGGAGAAGTAGTTTCTGAATTCAAATTAGCTCCAAATACATTAACTGATGAAATGAGAGCAGGGGGAAGAATTCCTTTAATTATTGGTAAAGGTTTAACTGCAAAAGCTAGAGAAACTTTAGGTTTAGATGCAACTGATATGTTTATTGCACCTGCACAACCAGCTGATAGCGGAAAAGGATTCTCTCAAGCACAAAAAATGGTTGGTAGAGCTTGTGGTATTGAAGGTGTTAGACCAGGTATGTACGTTGAGCCAATCGCTACAACTGTTGGATCTCAAGATACAACTGGACCAATGACAAGAGATGAGATTAAAGAACTTGCAGCATTATCTTTTGGTGCTGATATGGTTATGCAATCATTCTGTCACACTGCTGCTTACCCAAAACCAGCAGATATTAAATTAAGACATACTTTACCAGATTTCATCAACTCAAGAGGTGGTGTTACACTTAAGCCAGGTGACGGTGTTATTCACTCATGGTTAAATAGATTATGTTTACCTGATACTGTAGGTACTGGTGGAGATTCACATACAAGATTCCCAATTGGTATCTCATTCCCAGCTGGTTCTGGTCTTATTGCATTTGCTGGTGTTACAGGTATGATGCCATTAACTATGCCAGAGTCTGTATTAGTTAGATTCAAAGGTGAAATGCAACCAGGAATTACTTTAAGAGATTTAGTAAATGCTATTCCATACCAAGCAATTCAGGATGGTTTATTAACTGTTCCTAAGAAAAATAAAAAGAACGTATTTGCTGGAACTATTATTGAGATCCAAGGTTTACCAGATCTTAAAGTTGAGCAAGCATTCGAATTATCAGATTCAGCAGCAGAAAGATCAGCAGCAGCTTGTTCTGTTCAATTAGATAAAGAACCAATCATTGAGTACTTATCTTCAAACATCGCTTTAATTGAAAAAATGATTGAAGAGGGTTACGAAGATGCTAGAACTCTTCAAAGAAGAGCTGACAAAATGAAAGAATGGTTAGCAAATCCTGAGTTATTACAACCAGATGAAGATGCAGAGTACAAAGCGGTTATCGAAATCGACTTAAATACTATTACTGAACCAATCTTAGCTTGTCCAAACGATCCAGATGATGTTGATACATTATCTAACATCTTAGCTGATGATAATAGACCTACAAAAATTGATGAAGTATTCGTTGGTTCTTGTATGACTAACATTGGATTATTTAGAGCATTAGGTGAGGTATTAAAAGGTGAGGGTGAAGTTCCTTCTAAATTATGGGTTGCACCACCAACAAAAATGGATGAAGCTCAATTAACTGAAGAGGGTTACTATGCAATCTTTGCAGCAGCAGGTGCAAGATTAGAAATCCCAGGATGTTCTTTATGTATGGGTAACCAAGCACAAGTATCTGAAGGTTCAGTTGTATTCTCAACAAGTACTAGAAACTTCGATAACAGACTTGGTAAAAACTCTAAAGTTTACTTAGGTTCAGCAGAAATGGCAGCAGTATCAGCATTACTTGGAAGACTTCCAACTAAAGAAGAGTATATGTCAATTGTTCCTAAGAAAATTACAGAAGAAAACAAAGATGGTGTTTACAAATACTTAAACTTCCACCAAGTTTCTACTGACCACTTAACTACATTAGTTACTTCAAGATAA
- a CDS encoding YiiD C-terminal domain-containing protein translates to MLIEKLQEKLHTQIPLTKLMDIKIKDYNDVNLITTAPLEININDKGTAFGGSLSTMTIISSWSLCWLITNELGYENTNIVVIKNENSYKRPVTKDLECFTLKPTKEEIVLLKKKLDSKGSASIKIKSYIKEEKEVCVEFEGYYVIKLI, encoded by the coding sequence ATGCTAATTGAAAAACTTCAAGAAAAACTTCATACTCAAATCCCATTAACAAAACTTATGGATATTAAAATAAAAGATTATAATGATGTTAATCTAATTACTACTGCACCATTAGAAATTAATATCAATGATAAAGGTACAGCTTTTGGCGGTAGCTTATCTACCATGACTATTATTTCTTCATGGAGTTTATGCTGGCTTATTACAAATGAGTTAGGATATGAAAATACAAATATTGTAGTAATAAAAAATGAAAACAGTTATAAAAGACCTGTAACAAAAGATTTAGAATGTTTTACATTAAAACCAACAAAAGAAGAGATTGTTCTTTTAAAAAAGAAATTAGATTCAAAAGGTAGTGCATCTATAAAAATAAAATCATATATTAAAGAAGAGAAAGAAGTATGTGTTGAGTTTGAAGGTTATTATGTAATTAAACTCATTTAG
- a CDS encoding TetR family transcriptional regulator, with the protein MENALKLFSQKGFYNTTIPDIAKAMKMSVGNMYNYFSSKEELAKYAIKYSTNILALELREINNMEISSKEKVSIFVNKYLENVQKSPEVIEYFLRVYLSNREVFKQGCEGFLCVGEFVTEVMILLDTGAQNKEFREQEFFPAFAMIMGCLGGFAFLSGEKVLDKDLLEYSDAVADNIYRALKYEE; encoded by the coding sequence ATTGAAAATGCACTAAAACTATTTTCACAAAAAGGTTTTTATAATACTACTATTCCAGACATAGCAAAAGCTATGAAAATGAGTGTAGGAAATATGTATAACTATTTTTCTTCAAAAGAAGAGTTAGCAAAATATGCTATAAAATACTCAACAAATATTTTAGCTTTAGAACTTAGAGAAATTAACAATATGGAAATTTCTTCAAAAGAAAAAGTATCAATTTTTGTAAATAAATATTTAGAAAATGTGCAAAAATCTCCAGAAGTAATTGAGTATTTTCTAAGAGTTTATTTATCAAATAGAGAAGTATTTAAACAAGGTTGTGAAGGATTTTTATGTGTTGGAGAGTTTGTGACTGAAGTTATGATTTTACTAGACACTGGAGCTCAAAATAAAGAGTTTAGAGAACAAGAATTCTTCCCTGCATTTGCTATGATAATGGGATGTTTAGGTGGATTTGCATTTCTTTCAGGTGAAAAAGTATTAGATAAAGATTTATTAGAATACAGTGATGCTGTTGCTGATAATATTTATCGAGCATTAAAGTATGAAGAATAA